Within the Chromatiales bacterium genome, the region ATCAATATACCGCCTTGCTATACCCATGTAGTTAAACCTGAATACGACACCAGCATTGAAAAACTTATCAAAAAGCACTACCAAGATTATCGTACTGTCAATTTTGAAAACAGCTGTATCAGCAGCGACGAAATAGCCGAGTGCGTAGGTAGTCCTATTGTCGAACACCCATGTCGAACCCGATAGAAGGTATCACCATCAACGGTGTAGAAATAGAAAACACCTACGCCGAAGCGTTTGCAATGAGAGCAACGCGAATTATTATCACGGCAATTAACTACAAATGGGCAAAGTATGCAGCGAGTACGATGGTTGGTTTTGCGACTTCAGTGATCGGTTGCAATGTAGAAGCTGGAATAGAACGGCGTTGCAAACCATCTAGTACTCCAGACAGCAGACCGGGCTATGCAGTTTTGCTGTTTGCAACTTCGACAGCCGATTTATCCGATCAACTAACGAGACGCGTTGCTCAGTGCGTGTTGACTTGTCCGACCAGTGCGGTATTCGCCGGTATGGAGGGTGAGCGCAAAATCCCTCTCGGGCGTTATGTGCGCTACTTCGGCGATGGTTATCAATCATCCAAAGTAATAGGAGAAAAACGTTATTGGCGTGTGCCGGTGATGGATGGTGAGTTTGTATGCGAAGACAACACTGCAGTGGTACCCGCTATAGGTGGTGGCAACTTTTTGATCTTCGCTCGCTCCTCGTCACAAGCATTACAAGCTTGCGAAGCTGCAATAGATAGCATTGCAGATTTACCCAACCTGGTTTTACCATTTCCGGGCGGCGGAGTACGATCAGGCTCCAAAGTCGGTTCTCGTTATAAGTTTCTCAGTGCTTCGACCAACGAGCAATATTGCCCAACCCTCAAGGGCATGGTCGATAGCAAGCTACGCTCAAATACCGGTGCGGTAATGGAAATCGTGATAGACGGACTCAATGTACAAGATGTTATAGATGCGATGCGCGTCGGCATCACTGCGGTATGCGAACTGGGATTATCAGAAGGTATCACGACGATTACCGCAGGTAATTATGGAGGTGATTTAGGACAGTACCAATTCCACTTATGGGAGATTATCGGCACATGAAACTGATACTAAAATCGTCACCTAGCTGCCGCATAAATGCCGATCTGCTGACCCCCGAATATTGCTCTACGATCTCCGACAAACAACTGGCAAAGAAAACACTACTGAGCTCCGACGGTGATATTGCGATAGGCGATTTATTCAAAATAGAAAAAGATGCAAGCAAGAGCCTATTAATAAGCGGCGATTGTCAGCAGTTTGATTATATAGGCGCAAAAGTTTCCAAAGACCAAATCAAAGTAGAAGGATCAGTGGGTGATTATGCAGCAGCGACGATGAGCGGCGGACAGTTGGAAATTACCGGCAATGTTGGCCATTTTACGGCTTGTGCTATGTCTGGCGGCACCGTTATCGTTGCAGGCAATGCCGGCGATGCCACTGGTGGTGCTTCGATTGGTGCGGTACAGGGTATGAGCGGCGGCACCGTATTGGTGTTGAGCGATGCCGGTGATCGTACAGCAAACCTGATGCGGCGTGGTATTGTTGTAGTGCGTGGCAATAATGGCGACTATGCTGCTGCTGACATGAAAGCCGGCAATTTAGTCGTGCTGAAGAAAAACGGTAGCCACTGCGCTTACGGCATGCGCCGCGGCACCGTGCTACTTGGCGAACCAAGCAATAGCGAAAACCTCGGTGATACTTTTATCAGCCAACCTTCTAATTACAACATGGATTTCCTAATACTACTCTACAAGCATATCACTTTATTATCACCAACCTTACAAAGCCTACCGCGTAAAAAATTAATCAAAAGATACATTGGTGATCTTGCCGTTGGTGGTAAAGGCGAAATATTAGTACCTTATAGTTAATTGGATTTAACTACTGCTTGAAAAGCCTCTGATGTCCATGCAGAGTGGCTTCCGTGCCGTCCACTCGAAGTAAGGTGCTGCTATCTTTGCTCTTGTTTAAGCTCCATCACTACATCCACCAGTACTGCGATAATTAAGTTTAAGATAGTGATTGAACCGATTGCAATGAAACTGTATAAGTATATCCACGCCCACCAGTGCACTGCTTGTAGCGGCAAAAACACTTGCTCCCAACTAGAAAGCGTCAATACTTGAGTGAGGGTGAATAGTGCAGTCGCAATATCCTGCCATCGTTCGGCATCAGTAGACTCGAACAACAACGAGCCGGTGGCTGCATATATATACATAATGATGAATAACAATAGACTCGTATACAGTATACGCGGTAAAGATTTCAGTAAACATTCAATCAATATTTTTAACTCGGGCATCACAGAAATAATACGCAACACCCTGAATACACGCAGTAGTCGGGCAATCAATATCGCAGAACCTGGCCCTATGGGTATCAGTGATACCCCGACTACGATAGTATCGAATAAATTCCAACCGTCGCGGAAAAACGAATTTTTATGCGGCTCACCAATGAAGCGAATAATAAGCTCTATTAAAAAGAAAATAGTGATTACTTCACTGAGTAGCGCAATGATAATTTTGTATTGCGTTGCTAGATCAAAGGTGTCGGCACCTATTAATAAAGCTGATGCAATGATGAGTGCAACGACTACGAATTGAAAAATTTTGCTCTCGCGAACTTTATTAAAAATTACGACCATCTCACACTTAATCAGAATTTCAAGTATAATAAAGGTTTTTAGTCAAATTTCAAATACAATAACGGAGGAAATTATGCCTAAATATATTATCGAAAGGGAAATTCCTGGGGCCGGCAACCTATCGGCAGACGAATTACAAGGCATCTCGCAGAAGTCTTGCGGAATCCTCAAGAATATGGGACCTCAGATTCAATGGGTTGAAAGCCAAGTCACCGATGATAAAGTGTATTGCACCTATATCGCACCCGATGCTGAGAGTATCAAGAAACACGCTGCCGAGGGTGGTTTCCCAGCTAATAAAATTTCCGAGATTAAAGCGACTATAGACCCGACCACCGCAGAGTAGTTGCAGAGTAGTTGGTGCCTGTTCGTTTATTGGAATATACAGCCGCTATCGGTAACGGTAACGGTGAAACCTTCCATACTGCGCATAACATCTGCGACTTGGAAGTTTTCCAACTGCATCGTAGCTTGTTCTGCATTTAACGATGTAAAGGCCTCGTCAAGCACCAACAAATTGTATAACCCTTCGGCAGACGACAGTTTGTAGCCCCACCCCTTCTCTGCGGGTACTTCAGCGCTACTTATCTGTGCATCGGCAAAATGCTTTTTCAAGTATGCTTCAACTATTTCTTTTTGATCAATCACCTGAATATCCTCCAAAAATTTTGACACTCACTGCACATCGCCGACCGGCGCGGCAAAAGCATCGCCGGCTAGTTCTACTACATTGGCTCCGGTTAATGTCTTTAAGAAAGATACCAGTGCTGTCTTTTCGTCTGGCTGCAATGCCAACTTTTTAATCAGCGGACTCAATCGCATATTTGCTATACCACCTTGGTCGTAGAATTCAATGACTTCTTCTAAGCTCGCTAGCTTACCATTATGCATATAAGGTGCGGTCAGTGCTATATTGCGCAATGTAGGTGTTAGATATTTCCACAAATCATCCGGGTTTTCGGTTACCTCGTAGCGTCCTAAATCGTTTCTCTTAATCCCTCGGTCTTGTGATACTGAGTCGATTAACTCTTTCTTTACATCAACGAAAGTCCCTGGCGCCAACTGCACACGATAAGTCGGCGGTTCCGATGCCATCGCAATATCGTAGCCAAAGCCGGTGTTATGCAATAGATTATCGGTAAATAATGCATATTCCTCACCCACCAAATGACACGTCGAACACATCCCTTTACCCATAAAAATCTCAAAGCCAAGCTGTTCTTGTTCAGTCAATAAATCTTTCTCACCTCCGTAGTACCATCTATCAAAACGCGAATTCGCAGAGATC harbors:
- the fhcD gene encoding formylmethanofuran--tetrahydromethanopterin N-formyltransferase, with the protein product MTINGVEIENTYAEAFAMRATRIIITAINYKWAKYAASTMVGFATSVIGCNVEAGIERRCKPSSTPDSRPGYAVLLFATSTADLSDQLTRRVAQCVLTCPTSAVFAGMEGERKIPLGRYVRYFGDGYQSSKVIGEKRYWRVPVMDGEFVCEDNTAVVPAIGGGNFLIFARSSSQALQACEAAIDSIADLPNLVLPFPGGGVRSGSKVGSRYKFLSASTNEQYCPTLKGMVDSKLRSNTGAVMEIVIDGLNVQDVIDAMRVGITAVCELGLSEGITTITAGNYGGDLGQYQFHLWEIIGT
- a CDS encoding formylmethanofuran dehydrogenase subunit C, which gives rise to MKLILKSSPSCRINADLLTPEYCSTISDKQLAKKTLLSSDGDIAIGDLFKIEKDASKSLLISGDCQQFDYIGAKVSKDQIKVEGSVGDYAAATMSGGQLEITGNVGHFTACAMSGGTVIVAGNAGDATGGASIGAVQGMSGGTVLVLSDAGDRTANLMRRGIVVVRGNNGDYAAADMKAGNLVVLKKNGSHCAYGMRRGTVLLGEPSNSENLGDTFISQPSNYNMDFLILLYKHITLLSPTLQSLPRKKLIKRYIGDLAVGGKGEILVPYS
- a CDS encoding ion transporter, which encodes MVVIFNKVRESKIFQFVVVALIIASALLIGADTFDLATQYKIIIALLSEVITIFFLIELIIRFIGEPHKNSFFRDGWNLFDTIVVGVSLIPIGPGSAILIARLLRVFRVLRIISVMPELKILIECLLKSLPRILYTSLLLFIIMYIYAATGSLLFESTDAERWQDIATALFTLTQVLTLSSWEQVFLPLQAVHWWAWIYLYSFIAIGSITILNLIIAVLVDVVMELKQEQR
- a CDS encoding DUF4242 domain-containing protein, which translates into the protein MPKYIIEREIPGAGNLSADELQGISQKSCGILKNMGPQIQWVESQVTDDKVYCTYIAPDAESIKKHAAEGGFPANKISEIKATIDPTTAE